A region of uncultured Desulfobacter sp. DNA encodes the following proteins:
- a CDS encoding DUF4007 family protein produces MVDTTTNHRLPKNFHKTFIPERRYLKALLQFASAGKKGDARAIADATGIPTGASSGKVMPTIDYCRGMGLITLSDDSLNNAVKTPNLTHFGRVVLLEDPFLKEPVTQWAAHLNLCGAARGADIWYQVFFQGAQALGSKFGKDQLETYLQSTNGSQANLIGPLIRMYDDPASFSECGALTEKQGMVRRKTGPIGGEYAWGYGAWMLDAMETYFPGQNQVTLTDLDRAAGWKTIPGWNIDDAQQALSLIEQKGIFTVERHMTPWIIQSADSSSNVWKKIYDDLI; encoded by the coding sequence ATGGTTGATACAACCACAAACCATCGCCTTCCCAAAAATTTTCATAAAACATTTATCCCCGAAAGGCGGTATTTGAAAGCCCTTTTGCAGTTTGCCTCTGCCGGAAAGAAAGGGGATGCCCGTGCCATTGCCGACGCAACGGGCATCCCTACGGGCGCATCAAGCGGTAAGGTCATGCCGACCATTGATTATTGCCGAGGAATGGGATTGATCACTTTGTCAGATGATTCTTTGAATAACGCTGTCAAAACGCCAAACCTGACACATTTTGGCAGGGTTGTTCTGCTGGAAGATCCTTTTTTGAAAGAACCGGTAACCCAATGGGCAGCCCATTTAAATCTATGCGGGGCTGCCCGCGGCGCGGATATCTGGTATCAGGTTTTTTTCCAGGGCGCACAAGCGCTAGGTTCCAAATTTGGGAAAGACCAATTGGAGACCTACCTGCAAAGTACCAATGGCTCCCAGGCAAATCTGATCGGGCCTTTAATCCGAATGTATGACGATCCGGCATCCTTTAGCGAATGCGGGGCGTTGACCGAGAAGCAAGGTATGGTTCGGCGGAAAACCGGACCAATCGGTGGGGAGTACGCCTGGGGTTATGGCGCATGGATGTTGGACGCCATGGAGACATACTTTCCTGGGCAAAACCAGGTCACACTAACGGATTTAGACCGGGCTGCGGGATGGAAAACAATTCCGGGCTGGAACATTGATGATGCCCAACAGGCACTGTCATTAATTGAACAAAAAGGCATTTTTACAGTGGAACGGCACATGACCCCCTGGATTATTCAAAGTGCCGATAGCAGCAGTAATGTGTGGAAAAAAATATATGATGATCTGATCTGA
- a CDS encoding type IV secretion system DNA-binding domain-containing protein — translation MKHFSLSVCNYIKAQVERYKLKKDSGAALIMLPSFPAGVMIHIGRELEAGVVPLVDTLVYKIAKPLWKEWERTGDLHVLDFLKQASQKKWLDESGNLTCYRNLGTGDEGKTAAVILGGMDHVTDAGSLADFHRCSIQTIWGWSQGMSANFQSWTRALLNDHTIAYESETIVRFDEVLNALLTRVPTDIIRISEFMDQLDLSGAQDGRDAEQALLRSLGFFNLPDLTAFKFGGKQTFAPYVETALSFFSYAMFLEKRPRDNAVKAVRGYQKKHAKENTLSGNNQIGSFQSDDEFLNALAEYIDEGTDNKLNALLQCDFVVIRDKILKYKEKKNTGTQPPPSIKKLGTDPLESVLTGLWLTLGFFRKKLESDGMIVSDVLEKISIRSFLFKHDRDGDSADEKNKVAMGYLEKVVGGLDHWLSTYIQIDAGPGQEFIKIESQLIHEEIDLQYSSVAEPVLGFKVVVEATEETNSVSQRFYIRLPATSPFRTAAALFESVSPNFEKKYILPAFSIPYFEELMLAKDEDEANRVLMYGVRGDKRVADLLPPILRDLDQDEKEFGERLKALSHNYGKFIRLAAENSIYQALSQGWDDLRRALSEVFNTYLEENSPVQRDKGSILARGFLIVGEDAPVDDEKWIWQAYEPAAAITVLHPALLELIHARILYLFDCFNAEVGRQLSSPKSKSFQLSAWDYYLDLSAIKMPLCGLLKNNDLVFETDIRGTNLLHRIGGGRESQATLSTRLLLKYDAFEDEDISDSEMFHQSRESLMLFRIIRDYWKLHPHAKDGISLAVYQNQDIQPVIAAIDQFISAPDRLENDTGSTFHVSLTLFSESSDDTGVNRWIEQWKERWEAAENHSKFAHYRACRLSVAHRIVTSYDNYAQFIHIINASLEADIAVLSHFISAGVKGNKMEQVPAPHDVTSRPIQFPILEKACCSPSERQHQDERYRVLSNRQFMVATKHLEVLARLQEKAGHHIALGRGDFSPWRGVVDALHKNVEWVVCIDSNIDEYLLKKTNGSNVRDLIGFGSGVGSHGEANYTISTEQFHFSDLYHKLGAAISNVVEGWSNEEKTKAAKFAIEQAKGLSGLSLIRATGVSQHIREVLAYALARKKFHINKEALCDQFISLDAYQHWLDNASSNMRPDILHLTASVLKSGMLHLDLRVIECKLGKQADFHIEKARDQVDCGLRHLIPSFMPRQENDLTQRPDARYWWLQLHRLIASRSKVNNKNRGDVLSALERLAEGEFSVSWGGALFTCWTNVETDNRQRVSWIFSFREYHLDILHVSLGSQEMKALCSEEGGTFFDWGKNLIDFVYQLNPHQNHCSVEDDPEDCGGRNDYAGSSSARFTKASSMETKESTPPAGETPFPELPAQAHSKSKSAKVTERIFLGQSVNGARSIFWEFGHSGLNNRHILIFGSSGMGKTYAIQCLLNELGVSGQNSIVVDYTNGFLPGQLEDATEKYLAPKQHIIKAGPFPISPFKLHEQIIGTIVLKDDYVTVAKRVAAIFKTVYDLGDQQFSVLFDAIISGMESYGEAMTLDGLLETLQDFLEDKTHSNSTVQSTLSKLKPFVMSNPFASNAQGMGWDYFFEDEENRCHVFQLAGLDMSSWKLVTEFLLWDLYAFVRAKGNKDMPKLVILDEVQNLDHREESPLAKYLTEGRKFGLAMVLATQTLSNLATDQQARLFQAGHKLFFKPAETEMKEYARVLENATSEPAKTWVERLSKLNKGECYSLGPSLEDDGTLKPKMAVKIKITAMEERNLNG, via the coding sequence ATGAAACATTTTTCACTAAGTGTCTGCAACTATATCAAAGCGCAGGTTGAGCGGTACAAATTAAAAAAAGATTCAGGAGCCGCCCTGATCATGCTCCCAAGTTTTCCTGCCGGGGTGATGATCCATATCGGCAGGGAGTTGGAAGCCGGAGTAGTTCCGTTAGTAGACACACTGGTATATAAAATAGCCAAACCCCTTTGGAAAGAGTGGGAACGAACCGGCGACTTGCACGTATTGGATTTTCTAAAACAGGCTTCACAAAAAAAGTGGCTGGATGAATCAGGGAATTTGACCTGCTACAGGAATCTTGGCACCGGAGATGAGGGGAAAACCGCCGCGGTAATTCTAGGAGGAATGGACCATGTAACAGACGCCGGCAGCCTGGCGGATTTTCATCGTTGCTCGATCCAAACCATCTGGGGGTGGTCCCAGGGTATGAGTGCCAATTTTCAGAGCTGGACAAGAGCGCTCTTAAACGATCATACGATTGCCTATGAAAGCGAAACCATCGTGCGGTTTGACGAGGTACTCAACGCCCTGCTGACCCGGGTGCCAACGGATATTATACGAATCAGCGAATTTATGGATCAGCTGGACCTGTCGGGGGCGCAGGACGGGCGTGACGCCGAACAGGCGTTGCTCAGGAGCCTTGGATTTTTTAATCTGCCTGATTTGACGGCGTTTAAATTTGGGGGAAAGCAAACCTTTGCCCCGTATGTTGAGACGGCGCTCTCCTTTTTTTCCTATGCCATGTTTTTGGAAAAAAGACCCCGGGACAATGCCGTAAAAGCGGTGAGAGGATATCAAAAAAAGCATGCAAAAGAGAACACGCTTTCAGGAAATAATCAGATTGGTTCCTTTCAATCCGATGATGAATTCCTCAATGCCCTTGCAGAATATATCGACGAAGGCACGGACAATAAACTTAATGCGCTGTTGCAATGTGATTTTGTGGTTATACGAGACAAAATTTTAAAATATAAAGAGAAAAAAAACACAGGCACTCAACCGCCACCATCTATTAAAAAACTGGGAACAGACCCCCTTGAAAGTGTGTTGACCGGCCTGTGGCTAACCCTGGGGTTTTTTCGAAAAAAATTGGAGTCAGACGGCATGATTGTAAGCGATGTCCTGGAAAAAATCTCCATCCGATCCTTTCTTTTTAAACATGATCGGGACGGCGACAGTGCTGATGAAAAAAATAAGGTTGCCATGGGATATCTGGAAAAAGTGGTTGGCGGATTAGACCACTGGCTGAGTACCTATATTCAGATTGACGCCGGACCAGGTCAAGAGTTCATTAAAATTGAATCTCAATTGATCCATGAAGAGATTGACTTACAGTACTCCTCTGTGGCTGAGCCGGTTTTGGGATTTAAGGTTGTTGTTGAGGCAACCGAAGAAACCAATTCTGTATCCCAGCGTTTTTATATCCGTTTACCGGCAACCTCCCCGTTTCGTACAGCCGCAGCTTTGTTTGAAAGTGTGTCACCGAACTTTGAAAAAAAATATATCCTTCCGGCTTTTTCAATCCCCTATTTTGAAGAGTTAATGCTGGCCAAGGATGAAGACGAAGCCAACCGTGTGCTCATGTATGGTGTCAGGGGAGATAAAAGGGTCGCAGATCTTTTGCCCCCAATTTTAAGGGATTTGGATCAGGATGAGAAAGAGTTTGGGGAGAGGCTTAAAGCCTTGTCCCATAACTATGGAAAATTTATCCGCCTGGCCGCGGAAAACAGCATTTATCAAGCATTGTCTCAGGGCTGGGATGACCTTCGGCGGGCATTAAGCGAAGTATTTAATACATATCTTGAAGAGAACAGCCCTGTACAGCGGGATAAGGGATCAATTCTTGCCAGGGGATTTCTCATCGTCGGGGAAGACGCTCCCGTAGACGATGAAAAGTGGATCTGGCAGGCCTACGAACCGGCAGCAGCCATTACTGTTCTCCATCCGGCCCTTCTTGAGCTGATCCATGCAAGGATTTTATATCTGTTTGATTGTTTTAATGCTGAGGTCGGCCGTCAACTCTCTTCACCGAAGAGTAAATCATTTCAACTATCTGCCTGGGATTACTACCTGGATCTATCCGCAATTAAAATGCCCCTTTGCGGTTTGTTAAAGAATAACGACCTGGTATTTGAAACCGACATTAGAGGCACTAACCTTTTACATCGCATTGGCGGAGGACGGGAGTCTCAGGCAACGCTTTCTACCAGGCTGCTGCTCAAGTATGACGCATTTGAGGATGAGGACATATCTGACAGTGAAATGTTCCATCAGAGCCGGGAATCTTTGATGCTGTTCCGTATTATCAGGGATTACTGGAAGCTTCATCCCCATGCAAAGGACGGCATCAGCCTGGCGGTGTATCAAAACCAGGATATTCAGCCGGTGATCGCCGCCATAGATCAATTTATCAGTGCTCCGGACAGGTTGGAAAATGACACGGGTTCAACTTTCCATGTATCCCTTACACTGTTTTCAGAATCCAGTGATGATACAGGCGTCAATCGATGGATTGAACAGTGGAAAGAACGGTGGGAAGCCGCAGAAAACCATAGTAAATTTGCCCATTATCGGGCGTGTCGGCTCTCTGTCGCCCACAGAATCGTCACTTCGTATGATAACTATGCCCAGTTTATCCATATTATTAATGCCAGCCTTGAGGCGGATATTGCTGTGTTAAGCCACTTTATCAGTGCCGGGGTAAAAGGAAACAAAATGGAGCAGGTACCTGCCCCTCATGATGTGACATCCCGTCCCATTCAATTTCCCATTCTTGAAAAAGCATGTTGTTCTCCTTCTGAAAGGCAGCATCAGGATGAACGATACCGGGTATTAAGCAATCGACAGTTCATGGTGGCCACAAAACACCTGGAGGTATTAGCACGTTTGCAGGAAAAAGCCGGACACCATATTGCACTGGGCAGAGGGGATTTCAGTCCATGGCGGGGCGTTGTGGATGCACTGCATAAAAATGTGGAATGGGTTGTATGTATTGATTCAAACATTGACGAATACTTGCTGAAAAAGACAAACGGCAGCAACGTTCGAGATTTAATTGGTTTTGGCTCAGGGGTAGGTTCCCATGGAGAGGCCAATTATACCATATCAACAGAACAGTTCCATTTCTCCGATCTTTACCATAAATTAGGAGCGGCCATTTCCAATGTGGTTGAAGGGTGGTCAAACGAAGAAAAAACCAAGGCCGCAAAATTTGCCATTGAGCAGGCTAAGGGCCTGTCCGGTCTCTCCCTGATCCGGGCGACAGGCGTCAGCCAGCACATTCGGGAGGTTTTAGCCTACGCTTTGGCCAGAAAAAAATTTCATATCAATAAAGAGGCGTTATGCGATCAATTTATCTCCCTTGATGCCTACCAGCATTGGCTTGACAACGCTTCTTCCAATATGCGTCCGGATATTTTGCATCTAACTGCATCGGTATTAAAAAGCGGCATGCTGCATTTGGATTTGAGGGTCATTGAATGCAAGTTAGGCAAACAAGCAGACTTTCACATCGAAAAAGCCAGGGACCAGGTTGATTGCGGGCTTAGACATTTGATCCCCTCGTTTATGCCTCGTCAGGAGAATGATTTAACCCAAAGACCGGATGCCAGATATTGGTGGCTTCAACTGCATCGGTTGATTGCGAGTCGATCTAAAGTGAACAATAAAAACCGTGGGGATGTCCTGTCGGCTCTAGAGCGCCTTGCGGAGGGAGAATTCTCTGTCTCCTGGGGAGGCGCGCTTTTCACCTGTTGGACAAATGTTGAAACCGACAACAGGCAAAGGGTTTCCTGGATCTTTAGTTTCAGGGAGTATCATTTGGACATTCTTCATGTCTCTTTAGGCAGTCAAGAGATGAAAGCTTTATGTTCTGAGGAAGGGGGCACTTTTTTTGATTGGGGCAAAAATTTAATAGACTTTGTGTATCAATTAAACCCTCACCAGAACCATTGTTCCGTTGAAGATGATCCGGAGGATTGTGGCGGTAGAAACGATTACGCCGGTAGTAGTTCTGCCCGGTTCACCAAAGCCTCCTCAATGGAAACAAAAGAGTCAACTCCCCCTGCTGGGGAAACTCCTTTTCCGGAATTACCGGCCCAGGCGCACAGTAAAAGTAAATCAGCGAAAGTTACAGAACGAATTTTTCTTGGACAGTCCGTTAATGGTGCCCGCAGTATCTTCTGGGAGTTCGGTCATTCTGGACTGAACAACAGGCATATTCTGATTTTTGGCAGTTCAGGAATGGGAAAAACATATGCCATTCAGTGCCTGTTGAATGAATTGGGTGTATCCGGTCAAAATTCTATAGTTGTTGATTACACCAATGGATTTTTACCCGGCCAGTTAGAGGATGCCACAGAAAAATATCTGGCTCCAAAACAGCATATCATTAAAGCCGGGCCGTTTCCGATCTCTCCATTTAAACTCCATGAACAAATAATAGGGACTATAGTTTTAAAGGATGACTATGTCACTGTTGCCAAACGGGTCGCAGCTATATTTAAGACCGTATATGATTTGGGGGATCAGCAGTTCAGCGTATTATTCGATGCCATTATTTCCGGCATGGAATCCTATGGTGAGGCAATGACGCTGGATGGACTATTAGAGACTCTGCAAGATTTTCTGGAAGATAAAACGCATAGCAATAGTACAGTCCAGTCAACATTAAGTAAACTCAAACCCTTTGTGATGAGCAACCCTTTTGCGTCTAATGCCCAAGGCATGGGATGGGATTACTTTTTTGAAGATGAAGAAAACCGGTGCCATGTGTTTCAACTTGCCGGGCTTGATATGAGTTCCTGGAAACTGGTAACCGAATTTCTTCTTTGGGACCTTTATGCCTTTGTGCGGGCAAAGGGGAACAAGGATATGCCCAAGCTTGTTATTCTTGATGAGGTACAGAACCTTGACCACCGGGAGGAAAGCCCATTGGCCAAGTATCTGACTGAAGGACGCAAGTTTGGCCTGGCCATGGTTTTAGCCACACAAACCCTGAGTAACCTTGCGACGGATCAACAGGCCCGCCTATTTCAGGCTGGCCATAAGCTGTTTTTTAAGCCTGCGGAAACGGAGATGAAAGAATATGCCAGGGTGTTGGAGAATGCGACAAGTGAACCGGCAAAAACCTGGGTTGAACGTCTGTCAAAACTGAACAAAGGAGAGTGCTATTCTTTAGGGCCGTCCCTTGAAGACGACGGCACACTAAAGCCTAAGATGGCTGTAAAAATTAAAATTACTGCCATGGAGGAAAGAAACTTAAATGGTTGA